One genomic window of Pecten maximus chromosome 3, xPecMax1.1, whole genome shotgun sequence includes the following:
- the LOC117322631 gene encoding uncharacterized protein LOC117322631, translated as MGKGNSNVRAIVEKERAHNVREIVEKGDNNVREIVEKGDINARAGTEKGANNVREIVEKGDINVREIVEKGDNNVREIVEKGDNNVREIVEKGDINVREIVEKGDNNVREIVEKEKGDNNVREIGEKDDNNVREIVEKGDINVRKIVEKDDINVRKIVEKDDNNVREIVEKGANNVRAIVEKDDNNVREIVEKGDINVRKIVEKGDINVRKIVEKGDINARAGTEKGANNVREIVEKGDINLREIVEKDDNNVREIVEKGDINLREIVEKDDNNVRKIVEKDDINVREIVEKGDINVREIVEKDDNNVREIVEKGANNVREIVEKDDNNVREIVEKDDNNVKEIVEKDNNVREIVEKGDINVREIVEKGANNVREIVEKGDNNVREIVEKGDNNVRKIVKKGDNNVRKIVKKGDSTAHIEQQLNHRDTLQ; from the exons ATGGGCAAGGGCAACAGCAATGTGAGGGCAATAGTAGAAAAGG AAAGGGCACACAATGTGAGGGAAATAGTAGAAAAGGGTGACAACAATGTGAGGGAAATAGTAGAAAAGGGTGACATCAACGCTAGGGCAGGAACAGAAAAGGGCGCCAACAATGTGAGGGAAATAGTAGAAAAGGGCGACATCAATGTGAGGGAAATAGTAGAAAAGGGCGACAACAATGTGAGGGAAATAGTAGAAAAGGGTGACAACAATGTGAGGGAAATAGTAGAAAAGGGTGACATCAATGTGAGGGAAATAGTAGAAAAGGGCGACAACAATGTGAGGGAAATAGTAGAAAAGG AAAAGGGCGACAACAATGTGAGGGAAATAGGAGAAAAGGACGACAACAATGTGAGGGAAATAGTAGAAAAGGGTGACATCAATGTGAGGAAAATAGTAGAAAAGGATGACATCAATGTGAGGAAAATAGTAGAAAAGGACGACAACAATGTGAGGGAAATAGTAGAAAAGGGCGCCAACAATGTGAGGGCAATAGTAGAAAAGGACGACAACAATGTGAGGGAAATAGTAGAAAAGGGTGACATCAATGTGAGGAAAATAGTAGAAAAGGGTGACATCAATGTGAGGAAAATAGTAGAAAAGGGTGACATCAACGCTAGGGCAGGAACAGAAAAGGGCGCCAACAATGTGAGGGAAATAGTAGAAAAGGGTGACATCAATTTGAGGGAAATAGTAGAAAAGGACGACAACAATGTGAGGGAAATAGTAGAAAAGGGTGACATCAATTTGAGGGAAATAGTAGAAAAGGACGACAACAATGTGAGGAAAATAGTAGAAAAGGATGACATCAATGTGAGGGAAATAGTAGAAAAGGGTGACATCAATGTGAGGGAAATAGTAGAAAAGGACGACAACAATGTGAGGGAAATAGTAGAAAAGGGCGCCAACAATGTGAGGGAAATAGTAGAAAAGGACGACAACAATGTGAGGGAAATAGTAGAAAAGGACGACAACAATGTGAAGGAAATAGTAGAAAAGGACAACAATGTGAGGGAAATAGTAGAAAAGGGCGACATCAATGTGAGGGAAATAGTAGAAAAGGGCGCCAACAATGTGAGGGAAATAGTAGAAAAGGGCGACAACAATGTGAGGGAAATAGTAGAAAAGGGCGACAACAATGTGAGGAAAATAGTAAAAAAGGGCGACAACAATGTGAGGAAAATAGTAAAAAAGGGTGACAGCACAGCGCACATTGAACAACAGTTAAaccacagggacacgttacaataa
- the LOC117323437 gene encoding tip elongation aberrant protein 1-like: MADLKIYSLSSIQEPPNQLRTSDGGFYQYCSVPLPDQMVVFCLGKFPDGDGDVSIEAMFQYKDDILTLGTLSEKNRALCWERGCSSLPESMVSTAENGMAKLVLEIHGVTKSSSDEEMHTAPAVVKTKASKKSEQEKTEKTPQIVEKKTEPIKPTKQKRRSSTGKGEKTPTGPSSKKQRKNTRVRGLKLKLENESSSEEKSDKENITTKKNTPSKSDELEKKIIHRQPPNLTKVTLSFCKDVTSRVGPNPSSRWGHSLCMVHEKKMAVLVGGQGERQQLSKDSVWTLDPVTRKWRCPELKSETQKPEYRMGHTASYDPMVNCIYVYGGSKNLKWFHDVHMLDIDEWKWQQLKVSGKAPTRAYHSATLYRNELWIFGGVYPRPDPQPDGCSNDVHIFSPVMESWYSPIIKGDKPIARSGHSATLMKDQLVVFGGWDAPYVYNDLHILDLSMVEWSQPKVSGTPPNPRSWHASSALTGNRILIHGGYDGNLALDDTHVFCLDSLTWMRIRLDPKPIARAGHQAVCLPYSHDNDDQDEVLVFGGGDNDGAFYRDLISVNVAFNPELEIVNTDNDAPPILSCIDGNVTC; this comes from the exons ATGGCAGATCTCAAGATTTATAGCTTAAGCAGTATACAAGAACCCCCAAATCAACTTAG AACAAGTGATGGCGGGTTCTACCAGTACTGTTCAGTTCCATTGCCTGATCAAATGGTTGTTTTCTGTTTGGGAAAATTCCCTgatggtgatggagatgtgTCAATCGAAGCCATGTTTCAATACAAAGATGACATTTTGACACTGGGCACACTCAGTGAAAAGAATAG AGCCCTGTGTTGGGAGAGAGGCTGTAGTAGCTTACCAGAGAGTATGGTATCAACCGCTGAGAATGGTATGGCAAAGCTAGTATTGGAGATCCACGGGGTTACAAAGTCCTCCAGTGACGAAGAGATGCACACAGCACCAGCCGTTGTCAAGACAAAAGCATCAAAGAAGAGCGAACAAGAAAAGACAGAGAAAACACCACAG attGTTGAAAAGAAGACTGAACCAATCAAGCCAACCAAACAAAAAAGAAGGTCAAGCACGGGAAAAGGAGAGAAGACACCAACCGGTCCATCCTCTAAGAAACAGCGTAAAAATACTCGGGTCCGAGGTTTGAAACTCAAGTTGGAAAATGAATCGTCATCAGAGGAGAAATCTGACAAAGAAAACATCACTACGAAGAAAAATACCCCATCCAAGTCGGACGAGTTAGAAAAGAAGATCATCCATCGCCAGCCTCCTAACCTCACCAAAGTCACTCTATCATTCTGTAAAGATGTGACAAGCAGAG TTGGACCAAACCCAAGCAGTCGATGGGGACACAGCTTGTGTATGGTACATGAAAAGAAGATGGCTGTACTTGTTGGAGGACAAGGTGAACGGCAACAACTCAGCAAAGATTCAGTCTGGACACTTGATCCAG TGACGAGGAAGTGGCGATGCCCAGAACTGAAGTCTGAGACCCAGAAGCCAGAGTACAGGATGGGCCACACAGCCTCCTATGATCCCATGGTCAATTGTATATACGTGTACGGAGGGTCCAAAAACCTCAAATGGTTCCACGATGTACATATGTTAGACATTGATGAATGGAAATGGCAGCAGCTTAAG GTATCTGGGAAAGCCCCAACACGAGCGTACCACAGTGCAACACTGTATCGTAACGAGCTATGGATCTTTGGTGGAGTGTACCCTCGACCAGACCCCCAGCCCGATGGCTGCAGTAATGATGTACACATCTTCTCACCTGTCATGGAGAGTTGGTATTCACCAATCATTAAGGGAGACAAACCCATCGCCAGATCTGG TCACTCAGCCACCCTGATGAAGGACCAGCTAGTGGTATTTGGAGGCTGGGATGCTCCTTATGTTTACAACGACCTTCACATCCTTGACCTCA gTATGGTGGAATGGTCTCAACCCAAGGTATCAGGCACCCCACCTAATCCACGCAG TTGGCATGCTTCCAGTGCACTGACTGGAAACCGAATCCTTATTCATGGAGGCTATGATGGCAACTTGGCTTTAGATGACACTCATGTCTTCTGTCTTG ATTCTCTGACTTGGATGAGAATCCGTCTGGATCCCAAACCAATCGCCCGAGCTGGTCACCAGGCAGTCTGTCTACCTTACTCCCATGACAACGACGATCAAGACGAGGTGTTGGTGTTTGGAGGCGGCGACAATGATGGCGCCTTTTACAGGGATCTCATCAGTGTCAATGTTGCTTTTAACCCGGAGCTGGAGATTGTAAATACAGACAATGATGCTCCGCCAATCTTGTCCTGCATAGATGGAAATGTGACCTGTTAA